One region of Salvia miltiorrhiza cultivar Shanhuang (shh) chromosome 3, IMPLAD_Smil_shh, whole genome shotgun sequence genomic DNA includes:
- the LOC131013985 gene encoding zinc finger A20 and AN1 domain-containing stress-associated protein 5-like, with amino-acid sequence MAQKRDKEETELKVPENLPICSPPQTMAAPPPHLPAARLPESSDPDLPSASDRRTGSAAAPERPDLQIRGALKRPREKEVTRCSGSGCRKRIGLMGFRCKCGDVFCSEHRYSDRHDCSYDYKAAGRDAIAKENPVIRAAKLLKV; translated from the coding sequence ATGGCCCAAAAGAGAGACAAAGAAGAAACCGAGCTGAAGGTCCCAGAAAACCTACCAATATGCAGCCCGCCGCAGACGATGGCCGCACCTCCGCCGCATCTCCCCGCCGCCAGACTGCCCGAGAGCTCAGATCCGGACCTCCCGAGCGCGTCCGACCGGAGAACCGGATCCGCGGCGGCTCCGGAGAGGCCCGATCTGCAGATCCGAGGGGCGCTGAAGAGACCTAGAGAAAAAGAGGTGACCCGTTGCTCCGGGTCGGGCTGCAGAAAGCGGATCGGGTTGATGGGTTTCCGGTGCAAATGCGGCGACGTGTTCTGCTCCGAGCACAGGTACTCAGATCGGCACGACTGCAGCTACGACTACAAAGCGGCCGGCCGAGATGCGATCGCCAAGGAAAATCCGGTCATCAGAGCGGCGAAGCTTCTCAAAGTTTGA